A region from the Pseudomonas promysalinigenes genome encodes:
- a CDS encoding ABC-type transport auxiliary lipoprotein family protein, protein MSLPLRLLVLAATFTLASGCSVLPQSEPVDLYRLPVNQASHSVTAVGWSLRLNKPLASEALAGPRIAVVPQGNVISSYKGARWSDPAPVLVRNRLLDGFQRDGRVQRLSADDSNLQADYELSGELQAFQSEYQPGGKVEVVIRYDVRLVQGRSQRILSSQRFEVRQPLADPQVSAVVAGFGAASDKLVGQVVNWTVAQGTQAQAKNQ, encoded by the coding sequence ATGAGCCTACCGCTGCGCCTGTTGGTCTTGGCAGCTACCTTCACCCTGGCCAGCGGCTGCTCGGTGCTGCCGCAGAGCGAGCCAGTGGATCTCTATCGTTTGCCAGTCAACCAAGCCAGCCATAGCGTCACCGCGGTGGGCTGGTCGCTGCGCCTGAACAAGCCGCTGGCCAGCGAAGCGCTGGCCGGGCCACGTATCGCGGTGGTGCCGCAAGGCAACGTCATCAGCAGTTACAAGGGCGCCCGCTGGAGCGACCCGGCACCGGTGCTGGTGCGCAACCGGCTGCTCGATGGCTTCCAGCGCGATGGCCGAGTGCAACGCCTGAGCGCGGACGACAGCAACCTGCAGGCCGATTACGAACTGAGCGGCGAGCTGCAAGCCTTTCAGAGCGAATATCAGCCGGGGGGCAAGGTGGAGGTGGTAATCCGCTACGACGTGCGCCTGGTCCAAGGCCGCAGCCAGCGCATTCTCAGCAGCCAGCGCTTTGAAGTACGCCAACCGCTGGCAGATCCCCAAGTGTCAGCCGTGGTCGCCGGCTTCGGCGCGGCCAGCGACAAACTGGTAGGGCAGGTGGTGAACTGGACGGTGGCGCAAGGCACCCAGGCTCAGGCGAAGAACCAGTAG
- a CDS encoding EAL domain-containing protein — protein sequence MSALISALRQFFYRPWMLATLAALASAAVLLAASIAIALQQMKDSEMAQMNAQGERFLERLEQVFGQLREGVDELQAQPVRGCSPAMVSVLQQVGLGSRFIYEAAYVDANVACSNRGGARAFVPTRAPDIQGPTYSYWLNTTTEPNENLAALMLARGNFLVSTSRGHLTDVVDLPPGGSLLVVLDNGTRAIPVLGPPQAWPPTNGWPPPSQKSLIELQDRLVYRMPTRSPDYQLALIAPRASLPLRMNGMLWLLFPGSLLAACCIGWLVLQLIQQRRSMSSELQNALRRGELQVLYQPIFELDSRRCVGAEALVRWRRPDGSLTSPDLFIPLAENTGQIRQITDFVLQRVLEQLGQLLRSHRNLYISVNLAACDVMVPRIGSVAARLLALHRVAPSQIAFEVTERGLIDVVVARDNLQALRAVGHQVLIDDFGTGYCSLAYLQTLPVDCLKIDKAFIDALGHDAASSGVAPHIIRMAHDLHLRVIAEGIESEEQAVLLNSEGVNYGQGWLFAHPLNARQFAELVTRGRQPRRARINDEP from the coding sequence ATGTCTGCTCTGATTTCTGCATTGCGCCAATTTTTCTACCGTCCCTGGATGCTGGCCACCCTTGCAGCATTGGCCAGCGCTGCGGTGTTGCTGGCCGCCAGCATCGCAATTGCATTGCAGCAGATGAAAGACAGCGAAATGGCGCAGATGAACGCCCAGGGCGAGCGCTTTCTCGAGCGTCTGGAGCAGGTATTCGGCCAACTGCGCGAGGGTGTCGACGAGCTTCAGGCTCAGCCAGTGCGCGGTTGCAGCCCGGCGATGGTTTCGGTGCTGCAGCAGGTTGGCCTGGGCTCGCGCTTCATCTATGAAGCCGCGTATGTGGACGCCAATGTCGCCTGCTCCAACAGGGGCGGGGCCAGGGCCTTCGTGCCCACCCGGGCGCCGGATATTCAGGGGCCGACCTATAGCTATTGGCTCAATACCACTACTGAACCCAACGAGAACCTCGCTGCCCTGATGCTCGCACGGGGCAATTTTCTGGTATCTACCTCGCGCGGGCACCTGACTGATGTAGTCGATCTGCCGCCAGGGGGCAGCTTGTTGGTCGTGCTGGATAACGGCACCCGCGCCATACCGGTTCTGGGCCCACCTCAGGCGTGGCCACCGACCAATGGCTGGCCGCCCCCCAGCCAAAAATCCTTGATCGAGCTGCAAGATCGGCTGGTGTATCGGATGCCCACCCGGTCACCGGACTATCAGTTGGCATTGATTGCACCCCGTGCCAGCTTGCCGTTACGCATGAATGGCATGCTCTGGCTGTTATTCCCCGGAAGTCTTTTAGCCGCATGCTGTATCGGCTGGCTGGTACTGCAACTGATCCAGCAGCGGCGTTCGATGAGTTCGGAGTTGCAAAATGCGTTGCGCCGGGGCGAGCTGCAGGTGCTGTATCAACCGATCTTCGAGCTCGACAGTCGCCGCTGTGTCGGCGCAGAAGCCCTGGTGCGCTGGCGCAGGCCGGATGGCTCGTTGACCAGCCCTGACTTGTTCATCCCGCTTGCGGAAAATACCGGGCAAATTCGGCAAATCACCGACTTTGTGCTGCAACGGGTGCTCGAACAGTTAGGGCAGTTGCTACGCTCACACCGCAACCTCTATATCTCCGTCAACTTGGCAGCCTGTGACGTCATGGTGCCGCGTATCGGCAGTGTTGCTGCTCGACTGTTGGCGCTACACCGCGTCGCGCCCAGTCAGATCGCTTTTGAAGTCACCGAGCGCGGTTTGATCGATGTAGTGGTAGCGCGGGATAACCTGCAGGCGCTGCGGGCGGTTGGGCATCAGGTGCTGATCGATGACTTCGGCACCGGCTATTGCAGCCTGGCCTATTTGCAGACGTTGCCCGTGGATTGCCTGAAGATCGACAAGGCGTTCATCGACGCACTGGGCCACGACGCCGCCAGCAGCGGTGTAGCGCCGCATATCATTCGTATGGCTCATGACCTGCATCTGCGAGTGATTGCCGAAGGCATCGAAAGCGAGGAGCAGGCGGTGCTACTGAATAGCGAGGGCGTCAATTACGGCCAAGGTTGGCTGTTCGCTCACCCGCTCAATGCCCGGCAGTTTGCCGAACTCGTGACCCGCGGCCGCCAGCCCAGGCGGGCGCGGATCAATGATGAGCCTTGA
- the gltP gene encoding glutamate/aspartate:proton symporter GltP yields MKKAKLSLAWQIVIGLVLGVAIGALLNHFSAEKAWWISNVLQPAGDIFIRLIKMIVVPIVISSLIVGIAGVGDAKKLGSIGLKTILYFEVVTTIAIVVGLVLANLFHPGAGIDMSTLGTVDISKYQATAAEVQHEHAFIETLLNLIPSNIFAALMRGEMLPIIFFSVMFGLGLSSLQADLREPLVRTFQAVSETMFKVTHMIMNYAPIGVFALIAVTVANFGFSSLLPLAKLVLLVYFAIAFFAFMVLGLVARLFGFSVIKIMRIMKDELILAYSTSSSETVLPRVIEKMEKYGAPKSICSFVVPTGYSFNLDGSTLYQSIAAIFIAQLYGIDLSWSQQLLLVLTLMVTSKGIAGVPGVSFVVLLATLGSVGIPLEGLAFIAGVDRIMDMARTALNVIGNALAALVIARWEGMYDAAKGEQYYASLMADKQQAVVVGEAAKR; encoded by the coding sequence ATGAAGAAGGCAAAACTGAGCCTCGCCTGGCAGATCGTTATCGGTCTGGTTCTGGGTGTTGCAATCGGCGCGCTGCTGAACCACTTCAGCGCTGAAAAGGCCTGGTGGATCAGTAACGTTCTCCAGCCCGCCGGTGACATCTTCATTCGCCTGATCAAGATGATCGTCGTCCCGATCGTGATTTCGTCGCTGATCGTGGGTATTGCCGGGGTTGGCGATGCGAAGAAACTAGGCAGCATCGGCCTGAAGACCATTCTGTATTTCGAAGTGGTTACCACCATAGCCATCGTGGTTGGCTTGGTACTGGCCAACCTTTTCCACCCGGGCGCCGGCATCGACATGAGCACCCTGGGCACCGTCGACATCTCCAAGTATCAAGCTACTGCGGCGGAGGTTCAGCATGAGCATGCGTTCATCGAAACCCTGCTCAACCTGATCCCGTCGAACATTTTCGCAGCGCTGATGCGTGGCGAGATGCTGCCGATCATCTTCTTCTCGGTAATGTTCGGCCTTGGTCTTTCGAGCCTGCAGGCCGACCTGCGCGAGCCGCTGGTGCGTACTTTCCAGGCTGTGTCGGAGACCATGTTCAAGGTCACCCACATGATCATGAACTACGCGCCTATCGGTGTGTTCGCCCTGATCGCCGTTACCGTTGCCAACTTCGGCTTCAGCTCGTTGCTGCCGCTGGCCAAGCTGGTGCTGCTGGTTTACTTCGCCATCGCCTTCTTCGCCTTCATGGTGCTGGGCTTGGTAGCACGCCTGTTCGGCTTTTCGGTCATCAAGATCATGCGCATCATGAAAGATGAGCTGATTCTTGCGTACTCCACCTCTAGCTCCGAAACCGTGCTGCCGCGCGTGATCGAGAAGATGGAAAAGTACGGCGCGCCGAAGTCGATCTGCTCGTTCGTGGTGCCGACTGGCTATTCGTTCAACCTTGATGGGTCCACCCTGTACCAGAGCATCGCGGCCATCTTCATCGCCCAGCTGTATGGCATCGACCTGTCCTGGAGCCAGCAGTTGCTGCTGGTGCTGACCCTGATGGTCACCTCCAAAGGCATTGCCGGGGTACCGGGTGTGTCCTTCGTAGTGCTGCTGGCTACTTTGGGCAGCGTGGGTATTCCGCTGGAAGGTCTGGCGTTCATCGCCGGTGTCGACCGTATCATGGATATGGCACGTACTGCCCTGAACGTGATCGGCAACGCCCTGGCCGCCCTGGTAATTGCACGATGGGAAGGTATGTACGATGCCGCCAAAGGTGAGCAGTACTATGCCTCGCTGATGGCGGACAAGCAGCAGGCCGTCGTCGTTGGTGAAGCTGCCAAGCGCTGA
- a CDS encoding BON domain-containing protein: MRPLIRMTVLATSLLPICTSALADPVQDARRLGSVQTALALNPMLNLFRIEVAVDGQQARLSGEVENQVERQLAEEVALATHGIEQVDNQLRVNAQLVERPLERRAYAQRLEDATLAAVVRARLQWSRITSKAPIEVQSSDGVITLRGKVDSAEAKALAGVLAGSTAGVYLVNNLVSLDSAAMAKARETPVGADSEPQPSDSWIVDKIQTSLRFSRNLDGLNIKVASDKGMVRLSGEVLSREQKTIALEIARQIIGVRGVDVDLLKVAAKAEA, from the coding sequence ATGCGCCCTCTCATTCGAATGACCGTATTGGCAACCAGCCTTCTACCCATTTGCACATCTGCGTTGGCTGATCCAGTGCAGGACGCGCGGCGGCTGGGCTCCGTGCAAACGGCCTTGGCGCTCAATCCTATGCTCAACCTGTTTCGTATCGAGGTCGCCGTCGATGGCCAACAGGCACGTTTGTCGGGCGAAGTCGAAAACCAGGTCGAGCGACAGCTCGCAGAGGAAGTAGCACTGGCAACCCATGGCATCGAACAGGTTGATAACCAGTTACGGGTTAACGCCCAACTGGTCGAGCGCCCGCTGGAGCGTCGCGCTTACGCTCAGCGCCTTGAGGATGCGACCCTTGCCGCAGTTGTACGGGCGCGGCTGCAGTGGAGTCGCATCACGAGCAAGGCGCCCATCGAGGTTCAGAGCAGTGATGGCGTGATTACCCTGCGCGGCAAAGTGGACAGTGCAGAGGCGAAGGCGTTGGCAGGCGTACTGGCGGGCAGCACAGCGGGTGTGTATCTGGTCAATAACCTGGTCAGCCTGGATAGCGCTGCCATGGCAAAAGCTAGGGAGACCCCCGTTGGCGCCGACAGCGAGCCTCAGCCGAGCGACAGTTGGATAGTCGACAAAATCCAGACCAGCCTGCGTTTCAGTCGCAATCTCGATGGCCTGAATATCAAAGTCGCCAGCGACAAAGGCATGGTCAGGCTAAGCGGTGAAGTACTGAGCCGCGAACAGAAGACCATCGCTCTGGAGATCGCTCGGCAGATCATTGGCGTACGCGGTGTGGACGTTGATCTTCTAAAGGTAGCCGCCAAGGCCGAAGCCTGA
- a CDS encoding KinB sensor domain-containing domain — translation MRLPMKLRTRLFLSISALVTVALLGLLLGLVSVLQMAAAQQQSVLETTHSLEVGLKLRQNLGDQLVLLLDKDNSPNNLPTLQENFQALLDHGLAQSGDRVGFSKANENYQAFLQAYRATPDPARSMDVEQPLGAAFNQVRTDLIDSHKQALDQILNSEAHTRDQALLVSGALGLMGLVVLVLGFITAHNIARRFGQPIEALAKAADQLGQGDFEITLPVTHAIELNQLTRRFGLMADALRKHQATNVDELLAGQQRLQAVLDSIDDGLLIIDRQGLLEHLNPVAQRQLGWDNSRVGTGLAEALQRPELNQQLHQVLRGGSLDRPPEDLSIEVEEEARLLTYSLTPVSHPQGPILGAVMVLHDVTEQRAFERVRSEFVLRASHELRTPVTGMSMAFGLLRERLKFPPEARENDLLETIGEEMQRLTQLINDLLNFSRYQSGLQKLELAPCAIDELLDRALLRFADQAASKQIELVKALEPPLPRIQADIGQLDRVLDNLLLNAIRHTPSGGHIRLHARRHAERVIVSVEDDGEGIAYGQQGRIFEPFVQVGRKKGGAGLGLALCKEIVQLHGGRMGVFSRPGQGTQFYMALPV, via the coding sequence ATGAGGCTGCCGATGAAGCTGCGTACGCGGCTGTTTCTCAGCATTTCGGCGTTGGTGACCGTGGCCCTGCTGGGGCTGTTATTGGGCTTGGTCAGTGTGCTGCAGATGGCGGCGGCTCAGCAGCAATCGGTACTGGAAACCACCCACTCCTTGGAAGTGGGCTTGAAGCTCAGGCAGAACCTTGGGGACCAGCTGGTACTGCTGCTGGACAAGGACAACTCCCCGAACAACTTGCCCACGCTGCAGGAGAACTTCCAGGCGCTGCTCGACCACGGCTTGGCCCAAAGCGGTGACCGCGTCGGTTTCAGTAAGGCCAATGAGAACTACCAGGCCTTTCTGCAAGCCTATCGTGCCACTCCGGACCCGGCTCGGAGCATGGATGTGGAGCAACCGCTGGGCGCTGCATTCAACCAAGTGCGCACAGACCTCATCGATTCACACAAGCAAGCCCTCGATCAAATCCTCAATAGCGAAGCGCACACCCGCGATCAGGCGCTTCTGGTCAGCGGCGCGCTGGGCCTGATGGGCCTTGTGGTGCTAGTGCTGGGTTTTATAACTGCCCACAATATCGCCCGGCGTTTCGGCCAGCCTATCGAAGCCTTGGCCAAGGCTGCAGACCAGCTCGGCCAAGGAGACTTCGAGATCACCTTACCGGTGACCCACGCTATCGAGCTCAATCAGCTGACCCGTCGCTTCGGGCTAATGGCCGATGCGCTGCGCAAGCATCAGGCTACCAATGTCGATGAACTGCTGGCAGGTCAACAGCGCTTGCAAGCCGTGCTCGACAGTATTGACGATGGCTTGCTGATCATCGACCGCCAAGGCCTGTTGGAGCACCTCAACCCAGTCGCTCAGCGGCAGTTGGGCTGGGACAACAGCCGTGTCGGTACTGGCTTGGCCGAGGCCTTGCAACGCCCGGAACTCAATCAGCAACTGCACCAGGTACTGCGAGGCGGCAGTCTGGACCGGCCTCCTGAGGACCTGAGCATCGAGGTTGAAGAGGAAGCCCGGCTGCTCACCTACAGTCTGACTCCGGTCAGCCATCCCCAGGGGCCGATTCTCGGCGCGGTCATGGTGTTGCACGACGTCACCGAGCAACGCGCCTTCGAGCGCGTACGCAGCGAGTTCGTGCTGCGCGCTTCGCATGAACTGCGCACACCAGTGACCGGCATGAGTATGGCGTTCGGCCTGCTGCGCGAACGATTGAAGTTTCCGCCTGAGGCTCGTGAAAACGACTTGCTGGAGACCATCGGCGAAGAAATGCAGCGCCTGACTCAGCTGATCAACGACCTGCTGAACTTCTCCCGTTACCAGAGCGGCCTGCAGAAGCTCGAACTTGCACCTTGCGCCATCGACGAGCTGCTCGACAGAGCGCTGCTGCGTTTTGCTGACCAAGCAGCCAGCAAGCAGATTGAACTGGTCAAAGCGCTGGAGCCCCCGCTGCCACGTATTCAGGCCGACATCGGGCAACTGGACCGCGTACTGGACAACCTGTTGCTAAACGCTATTCGCCATACACCTAGCGGCGGGCATATCCGCCTGCATGCTCGACGCCACGCAGAACGCGTGATCGTCAGCGTCGAGGACGATGGGGAAGGTATCGCCTACGGTCAGCAAGGGCGGATCTTCGAGCCGTTCGTGCAGGTCGGGCGCAAAAAAGGAGGGGCTGGACTGGGGCTGGCACTGTGCAAAGAAATCGTGCAGTTGCATGGAGGGCGCATGGGCGTGTTTTCCCGACCGGGGCAGGGCACGCAGTTCTACATGGCGCTGCCGGTCTGA
- the algB gene encoding sigma-54-dependent response regulator transcription factor AlgB — MQPAQDNQGRILLVDDESAILRTFRYCLEDEGYSVATANSAAQAEALLQRQVFDLCFLDLRLGEDNGLDVLAQMRIQAPWMRVVIVTAHSAIDTAVDAIQAGAADYLVKPCSPDQLRLATAKQLEVRQLSARLEALEGEVRKPKDGLDSHSPAMMAVLETARQVATTDANILILGESGTGKGELARAIHGWSKRARKACVTINCPSLNAELMESELFGHTRGAFTGASESTLGRVSQADGGTLFLDEIGDFPLTLQPKLLRFIQDKEYERVGDPVTRRADVRILAATNLNLDDMVRENRFREDLLYRLNVITLHLPPLRERSDDILTLADRFLARFVKEYARPARGFSDEARSALLNYRWPGNIRELRNVIERASIICPQERVEVSHLGMGEQPTSNAPRVGAALSLDELERAHIGAVLAASDTLDQAAKTLGIDASTLYRKRKQYNL, encoded by the coding sequence ATGCAACCAGCCCAGGACAATCAAGGCCGCATTCTGCTGGTGGATGATGAGTCCGCAATCCTGCGCACCTTCCGCTACTGCCTTGAAGATGAAGGCTATAGCGTCGCCACGGCCAACAGCGCCGCACAGGCTGAAGCCTTGCTGCAACGCCAGGTGTTCGACCTGTGCTTCCTGGATTTGCGCCTGGGTGAGGACAATGGGCTGGACGTGCTAGCGCAGATGCGTATCCAAGCGCCCTGGATGCGGGTAGTCATCGTCACCGCGCATTCGGCGATCGATACCGCCGTGGACGCCATCCAGGCCGGCGCCGCCGACTACCTGGTCAAACCCTGCAGCCCCGACCAGCTACGCCTGGCCACCGCTAAGCAGCTCGAAGTACGCCAACTCTCGGCGCGACTGGAGGCGCTCGAAGGGGAAGTACGCAAGCCTAAGGACGGCCTGGACTCACACAGCCCAGCGATGATGGCAGTGCTGGAAACTGCCCGCCAAGTGGCCACAACCGATGCCAATATCCTGATCCTTGGCGAGTCGGGTACCGGTAAAGGCGAGCTGGCCCGCGCCATTCACGGCTGGAGCAAGCGGGCGCGCAAAGCCTGCGTGACCATCAACTGCCCATCGCTCAATGCCGAGCTCATGGAGAGCGAATTGTTCGGCCACACACGCGGGGCCTTCACTGGCGCCAGTGAAAGTACCCTGGGGCGCGTCAGTCAAGCGGATGGTGGCACGCTGTTTCTTGACGAGATCGGTGATTTCCCTCTCACGCTACAACCGAAATTGCTGCGTTTCATCCAGGACAAGGAATACGAGCGGGTGGGCGACCCCGTTACCCGCCGCGCCGACGTGCGAATTCTTGCGGCGACCAACTTGAACCTGGACGACATGGTGCGCGAGAACCGCTTCCGTGAAGATCTGCTGTATCGCCTCAACGTCATTACTCTGCATCTGCCGCCCCTGCGCGAGCGCAGCGACGACATCCTCACCCTTGCCGACCGCTTCCTGGCCCGCTTCGTCAAGGAATATGCCCGCCCGGCGCGAGGTTTCAGCGATGAGGCACGCAGTGCACTGCTCAACTACCGGTGGCCGGGCAACATCCGGGAGCTGCGTAACGTCATCGAACGCGCAAGCATCATTTGCCCACAGGAGCGCGTTGAAGTGAGCCACTTGGGCATGGGTGAGCAGCCCACCAGCAATGCACCCCGTGTAGGTGCTGCGTTAAGCCTGGATGAGCTGGAGCGCGCCCACATCGGCGCGGTGCTTGCCGCCAGTGACACCCTAGACCAGGCGGCCAAAACCCTTGGTATCGACGCCTCGACGCTTTACCGCAAGCGCAAGCAGTACAACCTATGA
- a CDS encoding inhibitor of vertebrate lysozyme family protein, translating to MSRKLSTALVFAALMSGGSATVLAANDGQVRVEQLLGSDPEYREAWQDAIKGEERLPDWVINLSGSGQEQMTALTEDGDKYLVGPLCESPQNCTYKRLIVAFSWDKEDAYGMLVEVPEGLPKDKSPTRHAQYRWLGKPDDGMKAMLQEQLKRDPNWY from the coding sequence ATGAGCAGGAAGCTGAGCACGGCACTGGTTTTCGCTGCCCTGATGTCGGGTGGTAGTGCAACAGTGCTGGCGGCCAATGATGGCCAGGTTCGGGTCGAGCAACTGCTCGGCTCGGACCCCGAGTATCGAGAGGCATGGCAAGACGCGATCAAAGGTGAGGAGCGCCTGCCCGATTGGGTGATCAACCTCAGCGGTAGTGGGCAGGAGCAAATGACTGCCCTCACTGAGGACGGTGACAAATACTTGGTTGGCCCGCTATGCGAGTCGCCACAGAACTGCACCTACAAACGCCTGATCGTCGCGTTCAGTTGGGACAAGGAAGATGCCTACGGGATGCTCGTGGAGGTACCCGAAGGCCTGCCCAAGGACAAATCGCCGACCCGTCATGCGCAGTATCGCTGGCTGGGTAAGCCAGACGATGGCATGAAGGCGATGTTGCAGGAGCAACTCAAGCGCGATCCCAACTGGTACTAA
- a CDS encoding DUF1328 domain-containing protein: MLSWAITFLIIAIVAAVLGFGGIAGAATGIAKILFIVFLVLFVASFFFGRGRG, translated from the coding sequence ATGCTGAGCTGGGCAATTACTTTTCTCATCATCGCCATTGTTGCCGCCGTGCTCGGCTTCGGTGGTATCGCTGGCGCCGCTACAGGCATTGCGAAGATCTTGTTCATCGTCTTCCTGGTCCTGTTCGTAGCCTCCTTCTTCTTTGGACGTGGTCGAGGTTGA
- a CDS encoding MlaD family protein, with product METRAHHVLIGLVTVLVVAGAMLFGLWLTKSSVDDAFKDYEVIFNEAVSGLSRGSPVQYNGIKVGDVSSLRLDPNDPRRVLARVRLSGDTPVKEDTKAKLTLAGVTGNSFIQLSGGTPQSPELKGKNGKLPVIVASPSPISQLLNDSSDLVTNINLLLHNANQMFSQSNIDNLSSTLANLEQTTGAFANQKGGIGDVIEQLSQAGKQANAALAETQALMHNANSLLGAQGKQAIGSAEQAMQSLAASAATINSLLQDNRQSIDDGAQGLNQLTPAIRELRETLNALKGISRRLEADPSGYLLGRDNNKEFQP from the coding sequence ATGGAAACCCGAGCTCATCACGTTCTGATTGGCCTGGTCACCGTTCTGGTGGTGGCCGGTGCCATGCTTTTTGGCCTGTGGCTGACCAAGTCCAGCGTCGACGACGCCTTCAAGGATTACGAGGTGATCTTCAACGAAGCCGTGTCGGGCTTGTCCCGCGGCAGCCCGGTGCAATACAACGGTATCAAGGTCGGGGATGTCAGCAGCTTGCGCCTGGACCCAAACGACCCCCGTCGGGTGCTTGCCCGGGTACGCCTGAGCGGCGACACACCCGTCAAGGAAGACACCAAGGCCAAACTGACCCTGGCCGGGGTCACTGGCAACTCATTCATCCAACTAAGCGGGGGCACCCCGCAAAGCCCGGAGCTCAAAGGCAAGAACGGCAAGTTGCCGGTGATCGTCGCCTCACCCTCGCCAATCTCTCAACTGCTCAACGACAGCAGCGACCTGGTGACCAATATCAACCTGCTGCTGCACAACGCCAACCAGATGTTCTCACAAAGCAACATCGACAATCTCAGCAGCACCTTGGCCAATCTCGAGCAGACCACTGGCGCCTTTGCCAATCAGAAGGGCGGTATCGGCGATGTGATCGAGCAACTGAGCCAGGCCGGCAAACAGGCCAACGCCGCCCTTGCCGAAACCCAGGCTCTGATGCACAACGCCAACAGCTTGCTTGGGGCGCAGGGCAAGCAAGCCATCGGCAGCGCCGAGCAGGCCATGCAGTCGCTGGCCGCAAGTGCAGCAACTATCAACAGCCTGCTGCAAGACAACCGCCAATCCATCGATGATGGCGCCCAAGGGCTCAATCAGTTGACCCCGGCCATCCGTGAGCTGCGCGAAACCCTCAACGCACTCAAGGGCATCTCACGGCGTCTGGAGGCAGACCCAAGCGGCTATCTGCTAGGTCGCGACAACAACAAGGAGTTCCAGCCATGA
- a CDS encoding nucleoside recognition domain-containing protein: MLNGLWLGFFLVAAVSALAQWLVGGNAGIFAAMVESIFAMAKLSVEVMVLLFGTLTLWLGFLKIAEKAGIVEWLAKVLGPLFARLMPEVPPGHPALGLITMNFAANGLGLDNAATPIGLKAMRALQELNPSSTTASNAQILFLVLNASSLTLLPVTIFMYRAQQGATDPTLVFLPILLATSASTLVGLLSVAVMQRLRLWDPVVLAYLIPGALLLGGFMAFLGTLSAAALASLSSILGNLTLFGVIILFLVIGALKRVQVYETFVEGAKEGFDVAKSLLPYLVAMLVAVGVLRASGALELLLDGIRHAVNWMGLDTRFVDGLPTALVKPFSGSAARAMLIETMQTQGVDSFPALVAATIQGSTETTFYVVAVYFGAVGIQRVRHAVGCALLAELSGVIAAICVCYWFFA, from the coding sequence ATGCTCAACGGCCTTTGGCTCGGCTTTTTCCTCGTAGCGGCAGTTTCCGCGCTGGCCCAGTGGCTGGTGGGTGGCAATGCCGGGATCTTCGCGGCGATGGTCGAGAGTATCTTCGCCATGGCCAAGCTGTCGGTGGAGGTCATGGTGCTGCTTTTCGGCACCCTGACCCTGTGGTTGGGCTTTCTGAAGATCGCCGAAAAAGCCGGTATCGTCGAATGGTTGGCCAAGGTATTGGGGCCACTGTTCGCCCGCCTGATGCCGGAAGTTCCCCCTGGCCACCCGGCCCTGGGCCTGATCACCATGAACTTCGCCGCCAATGGCCTGGGCCTGGACAATGCCGCAACACCCATTGGCCTGAAGGCTATGCGTGCACTGCAAGAACTCAACCCCAGCAGTACGACGGCCAGCAATGCGCAGATTCTGTTCCTGGTGCTCAACGCCTCGTCGCTGACCCTGCTGCCGGTAACCATTTTCATGTACCGCGCCCAGCAAGGGGCAACTGACCCTACCCTGGTGTTCTTGCCGATCCTCCTGGCGACCAGTGCATCGACCTTGGTAGGGCTGCTGTCGGTGGCTGTGATGCAGCGCCTGCGCCTATGGGACCCGGTGGTGCTCGCCTATCTGATCCCAGGCGCACTGCTGCTGGGCGGTTTCATGGCCTTCCTGGGCACCCTGTCGGCTGCCGCGCTCGCCAGCCTTTCCTCGATCCTCGGCAACCTGACGCTGTTCGGGGTGATCATTTTGTTTTTGGTCATCGGCGCATTGAAGCGGGTGCAGGTATACGAAACCTTCGTTGAAGGCGCCAAAGAAGGCTTTGATGTGGCCAAGAGCCTGCTGCCATACCTGGTGGCGATGCTGGTGGCGGTCGGTGTGCTGCGCGCCTCAGGCGCGCTGGAGTTGTTGTTGGATGGCATCCGCCACGCAGTCAACTGGATGGGCTTGGATACACGCTTCGTCGATGGCCTGCCCACCGCACTGGTCAAGCCGTTTTCCGGCAGCGCGGCGCGGGCCATGCTGATCGAGACCATGCAGACTCAAGGTGTCGACAGCTTCCCGGCCTTGGTGGCAGCAACCATCCAAGGCAGTACGGAAACCACCTTCTACGTGGTAGCGGTGTATTTCGGCGCCGTGGGTATCCAGCGCGTGCGCCACGCCGTTGGCTGTGCCTTGCTGGCCGAGTTGTCCGGCGTCATCGCTGCCATCTGCGTGTGCTACTGGTTCTTCGCCTGA